From one Acidibrevibacterium fodinaquatile genomic stretch:
- the csm6 gene encoding CRISPR-associated ring nuclease Csm6, whose protein sequence is MPNAPSPRRIFLSAVGLTPQVVTESLYVLATARPSFVPDEIHLLTTDEGRRRIDLMLRQGLADLASDLDCPALAEALSPNSIHVIAGTDGKSLADINSDIDNEAAANTICTLVRSLTADPATRLHVSIAGGRKTMSFLLGYALSLYGRPQDILSHVLVNDPFQTHPEFFFPPRTPKVLLGQGGRPVSTDEVTCLPKAPSP, encoded by the coding sequence ATGCCCAACGCGCCCAGCCCACGTAGAATTTTCCTATCCGCCGTCGGCCTCACGCCTCAGGTCGTAACGGAAAGCCTTTATGTTCTCGCAACCGCGAGACCATCCTTCGTCCCAGACGAAATTCACCTCCTCACCACCGACGAGGGGCGTCGTCGGATAGATTTGATGCTGCGGCAGGGGCTGGCCGACCTTGCCTCCGACCTTGATTGTCCCGCGCTCGCAGAGGCTCTGAGCCCAAATTCCATTCATGTGATAGCCGGCACGGACGGGAAATCGCTCGCCGATATCAACAGTGACATCGACAACGAAGCGGCGGCCAACACAATTTGCACGCTGGTCCGGTCGTTGACGGCTGACCCCGCGACCCGGTTGCATGTCTCGATTGCCGGAGGACGTAAGACCATGAGTTTCCTGCTCGGCTACGCACTCTCTTTATACGGCCGCCCGCAAGACATACTCTCCCATGTTCTCGTAAACGACCCCTTCCAGACCCATCCCGAATTCTTCTTTCCGCCGCGCACGCCGAAAGTTCTGCTCGGCCAGGGCGGTCGCCCGGTATCAACCGATGAAGTGACCTGCCTCCCGAAAGCGCCCTCGCCGTGA
- a CDS encoding type II toxin-antitoxin system VapC family toxin, with protein sequence MYLVDTNVISGRAPARVAPAEMTAWMDAHSEKLFLSVVTIAEIEDGIAKAKREGAARKSRDLSAWLETVLHLYAARILPFDIATARLAGALSDFARSQGHAPGFADIVIAATAQHHGLIILTRNLRHFAPLGVPAHDPFAHPPQNMAPE encoded by the coding sequence TTGTACCTCGTCGACACCAATGTCATTTCGGGGCGCGCGCCTGCACGGGTAGCGCCTGCCGAGATGACCGCCTGGATGGATGCGCACTCCGAGAAGCTATTCCTCTCGGTTGTGACCATCGCGGAAATCGAGGACGGCATCGCCAAGGCCAAACGAGAAGGCGCCGCTCGCAAATCCCGAGACCTGAGCGCATGGCTCGAAACGGTATTGCACCTCTATGCTGCCCGCATCCTGCCTTTTGATATCGCAACCGCCCGTCTCGCTGGTGCCCTGTCGGATTTCGCTCGCAGCCAGGGTCACGCGCCCGGCTTCGCGGATATCGTGATTGCTGCGACCGCCCAGCACCACGGGCTCATCATCCTTACCCGCAACCTGCGACATTTTGCGCCGCTCGGCGTCCCAGCGCACGACCCATTTGCACACCCGCCCCAAAATATGGCTCCAGAATAA
- the istB gene encoding IS21-like element helper ATPase IstB: protein MLTHPTLDLLLKLGLHGMAKAFKDLDARPEVAGLAHAEWLALLLEHEATLRQQKRFESRARAAKLRQSASVEDVDYRAPRGLDRAQFLKLASCDWVRARHNLLITGPCGGGKSWLACALGQKACREDLSTAYHRVPRLFSALALARADGRYARTLRQIARLDLLILDDWGPETLNADQRRDLLEIIDDRHEMRSVIITSQVPVERWYEIIGDPTIADAILDRLVHNAY from the coding sequence ATGCTCACCCACCCGACCCTCGACCTGCTGCTCAAACTCGGCCTGCACGGCATGGCCAAAGCCTTCAAGGACCTCGACGCCCGGCCGGAGGTTGCCGGTTTGGCCCATGCCGAATGGCTGGCTTTATTGCTCGAGCACGAGGCCACGTTGCGACAGCAGAAACGCTTCGAGAGCCGCGCCCGCGCGGCCAAATTGCGCCAGTCCGCCAGCGTCGAGGATGTCGATTACCGCGCCCCGCGCGGCCTCGACCGGGCACAGTTCCTGAAACTCGCCAGCTGTGACTGGGTGCGCGCCCGGCATAATCTGCTCATTACCGGCCCCTGCGGGGGCGGCAAAAGCTGGCTGGCCTGCGCGCTGGGCCAGAAGGCTTGCCGCGAGGATCTCTCGACCGCCTATCACCGGGTGCCGCGGCTGTTCTCTGCCCTGGCGCTGGCCCGCGCCGATGGCCGTTACGCCAGAACACTGCGCCAGATCGCCAGGCTCGACCTGTTGATTTTGGACGATTGGGGCCCCGAGACCCTGAACGCGGACCAACGCCGCGATCTGCTGGAAATTATCGATGACCGCCACGAGATGCGCTCCGTCATCATCACCAGCCAAGTGCCGGTCGAGCGCTGGTACGAAATCATCGGCGATCCCACCATCGCCGACGCCATCCTCGACCGCCTCGTCCACAACGCCTACTGA
- a CDS encoding type II toxin-antitoxin system Phd/YefM family antitoxin: MREIQLRDAKASLSAVVADARRGEAAIITRHGKPEAVILGFEEWQRLSHVPSFGKLLMAAPLEKGDLPRRNTAPPRDSGL, translated from the coding sequence ATGCGAGAAATCCAGCTCCGCGACGCCAAGGCCAGCCTCTCCGCCGTCGTCGCCGACGCCCGACGTGGGGAGGCCGCCATCATCACACGCCACGGTAAGCCTGAGGCGGTCATTTTGGGGTTCGAGGAATGGCAGCGCCTCTCGCACGTGCCATCTTTTGGTAAGTTGCTGATGGCGGCTCCCCTCGAAAAGGGGGATTTGCCGCGACGCAACACCGCCCCTCCCCGCGACAGCGGACTCTGA
- a CDS encoding recombinase family protein has translation MTLRAVIYARYSSDNQRDASIEDQLEVCRRYIARQGWTLTTTYEDRAQSGASRFRPDFQRLLADAEARRFDVVVAEAIDRLGRKLADVADFFDRLTFYGVKLHVTNSGEVTPMHVGVMGMMAQMYLSDLRDKTRRGQLGRARAGRVPGGIAYGYAVVPGDASGAGARRINEAEAAIVRRIFRDYAAGKSARTIAHELNAEAVPGPEGRPWGDTTIRGQLDRGTGILNNTLYIGELSWNRCSYVKDPRTGKRLARVNPREQWEVVAVPELRIIDQPLWDAVRARQQAARYAVCHDEGSGNALNRAHRREFLLSGVLVCGCCGGGYTIIGKDRYGCAARRSKGTCDNAVTITRQRLEARVLGGLREHMLTPALVAEFVTAFTESLAELQRDDAMRERRVKDALAAIERKLDGVVRAIEDGEWNDTLRRRLGTLEAEKASLTAELAALSKPAPPARLHPQAAEIYRRKVAVLEQCLNEPDIRHEAGEALRQMIEKVVLTPDATAPDGLAAALHGDLAVILTQAMAPERERRPLPNGAQTPPGTAVSGSLLSVVAGERCHLYRTRLRLTARPQNKTAIRPRKNGGLVAFPASVARPAG, from the coding sequence ATGACCCTCCGCGCCGTCATCTACGCTCGCTATTCCTCCGACAACCAGCGCGACGCATCCATCGAAGACCAGTTGGAAGTCTGCCGCCGCTACATCGCGCGCCAGGGCTGGACCCTGACCACCACCTATGAGGACCGCGCGCAGAGCGGCGCCAGCCGGTTTCGTCCCGATTTCCAGCGCCTGCTCGCCGATGCCGAGGCGCGGCGCTTCGATGTCGTCGTCGCCGAGGCCATCGACCGGCTCGGGCGCAAGCTCGCCGATGTCGCCGATTTCTTCGACCGCCTGACCTTTTATGGCGTCAAGCTGCACGTCACCAACAGCGGCGAGGTGACGCCGATGCATGTCGGGGTGATGGGCATGATGGCGCAGATGTATCTCTCCGACCTCCGCGACAAAACCCGGCGCGGCCAGCTCGGCCGGGCGCGGGCGGGACGGGTGCCGGGCGGCATCGCCTATGGCTACGCCGTCGTGCCCGGGGATGCCTCCGGCGCTGGCGCGCGTCGCATCAACGAGGCCGAGGCGGCCATCGTGCGGCGGATTTTCCGTGACTACGCCGCCGGCAAATCGGCCCGCACCATCGCCCATGAGCTGAACGCCGAAGCCGTGCCCGGCCCCGAAGGCCGCCCGTGGGGCGATACCACCATTCGCGGCCAGCTCGACCGCGGCACCGGCATTCTCAACAACACGCTTTATATCGGCGAGCTGAGCTGGAATCGCTGCTCGTATGTGAAGGACCCGCGCACCGGCAAGCGCCTTGCCCGGGTCAATCCGCGCGAGCAATGGGAGGTGGTGGCGGTGCCGGAGCTGCGCATCATCGACCAGCCGCTTTGGGATGCGGTGCGGGCACGCCAGCAGGCGGCGCGTTACGCGGTATGTCATGACGAGGGCTCCGGCAACGCCCTCAACCGCGCCCATCGTCGCGAATTCCTGCTGAGCGGGGTTTTGGTCTGCGGCTGTTGTGGTGGCGGGTATACGATTATTGGCAAGGACCGCTATGGCTGTGCGGCCCGGCGCAGCAAGGGCACGTGCGACAACGCGGTGACCATCACCCGCCAGCGGCTGGAGGCGCGGGTTCTCGGCGGGCTCCGGGAACATATGCTGACGCCGGCGCTGGTGGCGGAATTTGTCACCGCGTTCACCGAGAGCCTTGCCGAGCTGCAGCGCGACGACGCGATGCGCGAGCGGCGGGTGAAGGACGCGCTGGCCGCCATCGAGCGCAAGCTCGATGGCGTGGTGCGGGCGATTGAGGACGGCGAGTGGAATGACACGCTGCGCCGCCGGCTCGGCACGCTGGAGGCGGAGAAGGCCTCGCTGACGGCGGAGCTGGCGGCGCTTTCCAAGCCTGCGCCGCCGGCGCGGCTGCATCCGCAGGCGGCGGAGATTTACCGGCGCAAGGTGGCGGTGCTGGAACAATGCCTGAACGAGCCCGACATTCGCCATGAGGCGGGCGAGGCGTTGCGGCAGATGATTGAGAAGGTGGTGCTGACGCCGGATGCGACCGCGCCGGATGGCCTGGCGGCGGCGCTGCATGGTGATTTGGCGGTGATTTTGACCCAGGCGATGGCGCCGGAACGCGAACGCCGGCCGCTCCCAAACGGGGCACAAACCCCGCCAGGAACGGCCGTTTCCGGGAGTCTACTATCGGTGGTTGCGGGGGAGCGCTGCCACTTATACCGAACACGCCTCCGCCTCACCGCAAGGCCGCAGAACAAAACGGCAATCCGCCCGCGTAAGAATGGCGGCCTAGTGGCCTTCCCAGCCTCGGTCGCACGCCCGGCGGGCTGA
- the istA gene encoding IS21 family transposase has product MRQIRQTLRLASDGISARAMGRMLGVARSTIQDNLKRAQAAGLAWPLPADLSDAVLEERLFARSGAPRGVRRRAEPVWSELVCEFKRPGVNLMVLWEEYRAGHPEGYSYSRFCDLFREFEARLSPVMRQEHRAGDKVFVDYSGKKLGITDPATGIVRMAEIFVAVLGASNYTYAEASWTQTLPDWIGAHSRMFRFFGGVPRLIVPDNLKSGVNKASFYDPEINLSYGRMASHYGVGVLPARPRRPKDKAKVEAGVRFAQSYILGRLRQQTFFSLAEANQAIAGMVERINAHVMRRLGVSRRHLFETIERQALAALPETDHEFAEWGFARVSLDYHVEVCGFFYSVPHQLIRQQVDTRATERMVEIFHQGKRVAVHQRRYGGPRHGTAPEHMPSAHRRYAAWTPERFRSWGASIGPQTEGLIIAILANRPHPEQGFRTCLGILRLFKELDRPRAEAVAARAVAFGAFNYKSIASIIASKLDQTASPPDEAQAVLTHGNLRGAEYFH; this is encoded by the coding sequence ATGCGGCAGATACGACAAACCTTACGGCTGGCCAGTGACGGCATCAGCGCCAGGGCGATGGGGCGGATGCTGGGCGTGGCGCGGAGCACGATCCAGGACAATCTGAAGCGGGCGCAGGCAGCGGGGCTGGCGTGGCCGTTGCCGGCCGACCTCAGTGATGCGGTTTTGGAGGAGCGGCTGTTTGCCCGCAGCGGCGCGCCGCGGGGGGTGCGCCGGCGCGCCGAGCCGGTCTGGAGCGAGCTGGTCTGCGAGTTCAAGCGCCCGGGCGTGAACCTGATGGTGCTGTGGGAGGAATATCGCGCCGGGCATCCGGAAGGGTACAGCTACAGCCGGTTCTGCGATTTGTTCAGGGAGTTCGAGGCACGGCTGTCACCGGTCATGCGCCAGGAGCACCGGGCGGGCGACAAGGTGTTCGTCGATTATTCCGGCAAAAAGTTGGGCATCACCGATCCCGCAACTGGCATCGTGCGCATGGCGGAGATTTTTGTCGCGGTGCTGGGCGCGTCGAACTACACCTACGCGGAGGCGAGCTGGACCCAGACGCTGCCGGATTGGATCGGCGCGCATAGCCGCATGTTCCGGTTTTTTGGCGGCGTGCCGCGGCTGATCGTGCCGGATAATCTGAAGTCCGGCGTCAACAAGGCGTCGTTCTACGATCCAGAGATCAACCTGAGCTATGGCCGGATGGCCTCGCATTACGGTGTTGGTGTTTTGCCGGCCCGGCCGCGGCGCCCGAAGGACAAGGCGAAGGTGGAAGCCGGTGTCCGCTTTGCCCAGAGCTACATTCTGGGCCGGTTGCGCCAGCAGACTTTCTTCTCTCTGGCTGAAGCCAACCAGGCGATTGCCGGCATGGTGGAGCGGATCAACGCGCATGTCATGCGCAGGCTCGGCGTCAGCCGGCGGCATTTGTTCGAGACGATCGAACGCCAGGCTTTGGCGGCATTGCCAGAGACCGACCATGAGTTTGCGGAGTGGGGTTTTGCCCGCGTCTCGCTGGATTATCATGTCGAGGTCTGCGGCTTTTTCTACTCGGTGCCGCATCAGCTGATCCGCCAGCAAGTCGATACCCGCGCCACCGAGCGGATGGTTGAGATCTTCCACCAAGGCAAGCGGGTCGCGGTGCATCAGCGCCGCTATGGCGGTCCAAGGCACGGCACTGCCCCTGAGCATATGCCGAGCGCGCACCGGCGCTACGCCGCATGGACGCCGGAGCGGTTCCGCTCATGGGGCGCATCGATCGGCCCGCAGACCGAGGGGCTGATCATCGCCATCCTCGCCAACCGGCCGCATCCGGAACAGGGGTTTCGGACATGCCTTGGCATCCTGCGGCTGTTCAAGGAGTTGGACCGTCCGCGCGCCGAGGCGGTGGCGGCCCGAGCGGTCGCCTTTGGCGCGTTCAACTACAAGAGCATTGCCTCGATCATCGCCAGCAAGCTCGACCAGACGGCCAGCCCGCCAGATGAGGCGCAGGCGGTGCTGACCCACGGCAATCTGCGCGGCGCCGAATATTTTCACTGA
- a CDS encoding IS5 family transposase: MPWNEADRAKYEVIRARYSSDMSEAELALIAPLLPPPKRRGRKPTDAQVILNALFYLIRCGCPWRYLPKDFPPFTTVQNRFYAWRDSDLWAQIISVLVMDAREAEGRQAAPTAVVVDSQSVKTTEAGGPRGFDAGKKVKGRKRHLAVDTIGLPIECQITTADVQDRDALAPLLKAVHRKSPWVKMSFVDGGYQGDEAQRAAFEASRISITVVKRTDKEVKEFVVLPKRWVVERTLGWINRSRRLSKDFEATIESALAWLQLALAFLLMRRLARAKAGQI, encoded by the coding sequence ATGCCTTGGAACGAGGCCGATCGGGCGAAGTATGAAGTCATTCGGGCGCGCTATTCAAGCGATATGTCGGAGGCCGAGTTGGCGCTGATCGCGCCTCTGCTGCCGCCGCCCAAACGGCGCGGACGCAAGCCGACGGATGCCCAGGTCATTCTCAACGCTTTGTTTTATTTGATCCGCTGCGGATGCCCGTGGCGATATCTGCCAAAGGATTTTCCGCCGTTCACGACCGTGCAAAACCGCTTCTACGCATGGCGCGACAGCGACTTGTGGGCGCAAATCATCAGCGTTCTGGTGATGGACGCCCGCGAGGCGGAAGGCCGTCAAGCCGCGCCGACGGCGGTTGTCGTCGACAGCCAGTCGGTCAAGACGACGGAAGCCGGCGGCCCTCGTGGTTTCGATGCGGGCAAGAAGGTCAAGGGCCGCAAGCGCCATCTCGCCGTCGACACGATCGGTCTGCCCATCGAATGCCAGATCACGACCGCCGACGTGCAGGACCGCGACGCTCTCGCGCCGCTGCTGAAAGCCGTGCATCGCAAGAGCCCGTGGGTGAAAATGTCCTTCGTCGACGGGGGTTATCAGGGTGATGAAGCCCAGCGCGCAGCCTTCGAGGCGAGCCGTATTTCCATCACCGTCGTCAAGCGAACCGATAAAGAGGTGAAAGAATTTGTCGTGCTGCCGAAACGATGGGTCGTCGAGCGGACGCTCGGCTGGATCAATCGCTCGCGCCGTCTGTCAAAAGACTTCGAGGCGACTATCGAATCCGCTCTCGCGTGGTTGCAATTGGCCTTGGCTTTCCTTCTCATGCGAAGGCTGGCGAGGGCGAAAGCCGGTCAGATTTAA
- a CDS encoding type II toxin-antitoxin system VapC family toxin, with product MPFVLDASIAACWAFADEDHPVAALALERMRTDAALVPSLWWFELRNTLIVSERRGRLTETDTALFLREIARLPITVDRTPGEAEVLMLARRHRLTVYDASYLALAQREGLPLATLDGALREAARAARISLLESAHRNEP from the coding sequence ATGCCGTTTGTTCTCGACGCCTCGATTGCGGCGTGCTGGGCTTTCGCGGACGAGGACCACCCGGTGGCGGCTCTGGCGCTCGAGCGGATGCGGACGGATGCGGCGCTGGTTCCGAGCCTCTGGTGGTTTGAACTGCGCAACACCCTCATCGTCAGCGAGCGGCGAGGCCGCCTGACGGAAACCGACACTGCGCTTTTTCTGCGCGAAATCGCTCGCCTGCCGATAACAGTTGACCGCACCCCGGGTGAGGCAGAGGTGCTCATGCTCGCTCGCCGGCATCGGCTCACAGTCTATGATGCGAGCTATCTCGCATTAGCGCAGCGCGAAGGCCTGCCGCTTGCGACGCTCGATGGCGCTTTGCGGGAAGCGGCGAGGGCGGCAAGGATATCCCTGCTTGAGAGCGCTCATCGAAATGAGCCCTGA
- the traA gene encoding Ti-type conjugative transfer relaxase TraA: MAIYHFSVKIISRGQGRSVIAAAAYRAGERLRDHHLGQWQNYTRKQGVVHRAIILPAGAPEAWADRTTLWNAVEAAERRRDAQLARELEIALPRELSKRAAIRLAEDFVRRECVARGMVADIAIHWVQGSDGKPQPHAHILLTLRGVEGGGFGPKRREWNATALLQHWREAWADIANACLAENGHDVRIDHRSLETLGLDLMPQVKLGAGVRRREAAGEVTERGARARDDLAFNGDKLLADPTMALAAITAQQSTFTRRDIARFINGHTVDAEQFRNVLARVMALPALVRLGRDGRGEERYTTKEMLALESGLAATAEALAQERHKFVDPTLCRRHAEAARLGEEQTLALGRITGATRLAAVVGHAGTGKSTLLGAARAVWEAAGYRVRGAALSGIAAEGLQQGAGIESRTIASLLRQWGQGRETLSARDVLVVDEAGMVGSRDLAAVLAAVQAAGAKLVLVGDAEQLQPIAAGAPFRAIVERVGAEALTVVRRQKQDWQRQATAELATGQTRAALARYQEKGMVLAAIKAEEAKIRLIIDWQAGRRRDPAASRIILAHRRADVRDLNDRARAVRRERGELGPDVMLPTRDGKKPFAAGERIYFLRNERSLGVKNGTLGTLIAIAGAGAGAHLKVRLDGGREVVFALKDYDALDHGYAATMHKAQGVTVDHAHVLLSASMDRHLTYVALSRHRESVRLHWSEEEMGNSARMAERLARARRKESTLDYEPAAVSTGAGFAVRRGLVPESAILVPEARPAPPRAMPQPAAAMPEPKPAPKPKASAAKPASDAPRRQPPPVPLFRRVVPLFRRGGLTLKSAIAVVLPSSAGTPSPQAKAQPSAKPVAKAQPVARTTPKPPAAMVVAKAPAQKPGRMSRLRQAMTKAKSAIVAMWPSSAPSPSSPKVSVAKPPPSPKPVVKAQTTQSTAKAATMTKVPSKAPAASSATVKSSPETAVRPRQAPGAALSSPQPQRPQPVAEPAPKPQAAPHSAPQPEPKPAPPAAEPARAPSPARVPEAAPAASRPQTPPAAEIFVPHRDDKIITPARGKIPQPRPEPEPTPEPEPEPPSMGMG; encoded by the coding sequence ATGGCCATCTACCATTTTAGCGTCAAGATTATCTCCCGAGGCCAGGGCCGCAGCGTCATCGCCGCCGCCGCCTATCGCGCCGGAGAGAGGCTCCGCGACCACCATCTCGGCCAGTGGCAGAATTACACCCGCAAACAGGGCGTCGTGCATCGCGCCATCATCCTCCCCGCCGGTGCCCCGGAAGCCTGGGCTGACCGCACCACCCTGTGGAACGCCGTCGAGGCCGCCGAGCGCCGCCGCGATGCCCAGCTCGCCCGCGAGCTGGAAATCGCCCTGCCGCGTGAACTCTCCAAGCGTGCGGCCATCCGGCTCGCGGAGGATTTTGTCCGGCGGGAATGCGTCGCCCGCGGCATGGTCGCCGATATCGCCATCCATTGGGTACAAGGCAGCGACGGCAAGCCGCAGCCGCATGCCCATATCCTGCTGACCCTGCGCGGCGTCGAAGGCGGCGGGTTCGGGCCCAAGCGGCGGGAGTGGAACGCGACCGCGCTCTTGCAGCACTGGCGCGAGGCCTGGGCCGACATCGCCAATGCCTGCCTCGCCGAGAACGGCCATGATGTCCGCATCGACCATCGCTCGCTGGAGACACTCGGCCTCGACCTGATGCCGCAGGTCAAGCTCGGCGCCGGGGTGCGCCGCCGCGAGGCCGCCGGCGAGGTGACCGAGCGCGGCGCGCGGGCTCGGGACGACCTGGCGTTCAACGGCGATAAACTCCTCGCCGACCCCACGATGGCGCTCGCCGCCATCACCGCGCAGCAAAGCACCTTCACCCGCCGCGACATCGCCCGCTTCATCAACGGGCACACCGTCGATGCCGAGCAGTTCCGGAACGTCCTGGCGAGAGTCATGGCCTTGCCGGCGCTGGTCAGGCTCGGCCGCGATGGCCGGGGCGAAGAGCGCTACACCACAAAAGAGATGCTGGCGTTGGAGAGCGGTCTTGCGGCAACCGCCGAGGCGCTGGCGCAGGAGCGGCATAAGTTTGTCGACCCGACGCTGTGCCGCCGGCACGCCGAGGCTGCCAGGCTGGGGGAGGAGCAGACGCTGGCGCTCGGCCGTATCACCGGCGCCACCCGTCTCGCCGCGGTGGTTGGCCATGCCGGCACCGGGAAGAGCACTCTGCTCGGGGCGGCGCGGGCGGTGTGGGAAGCGGCGGGCTATCGCGTGCGCGGTGCCGCGCTTTCGGGGATTGCCGCCGAGGGGTTGCAGCAGGGGGCGGGGATAGAAAGCCGCACCATCGCCTCGCTGCTCCGGCAATGGGGGCAGGGGCGTGAGACGCTTTCGGCGCGTGATGTCCTGGTCGTCGACGAGGCGGGGATGGTCGGCTCGCGCGACCTCGCCGCCGTGCTGGCGGCGGTGCAAGCGGCGGGAGCGAAGCTGGTGCTGGTCGGGGATGCCGAGCAGTTGCAGCCGATTGCCGCCGGCGCCCCGTTCCGCGCCATCGTCGAGCGGGTGGGGGCGGAGGCGCTGACCGTGGTGCGGCGCCAGAAGCAGGACTGGCAGCGCCAGGCGACGGCAGAGTTGGCCACCGGCCAAACCCGCGCGGCGCTGGCGCGCTACCAGGAGAAGGGCATGGTTTTGGCCGCCATCAAAGCGGAGGAGGCCAAAATCCGGCTGATTATCGACTGGCAGGCGGGCCGTCGTCGTGACCCGGCGGCGAGCCGCATCATCCTTGCCCATCGCCGTGCCGATGTCCGCGACCTCAATGACCGGGCGCGGGCGGTGCGGCGGGAGCGCGGCGAGCTGGGCCCTGACGTCATGCTGCCGACCCGGGACGGGAAAAAACCCTTTGCGGCCGGCGAGCGCATCTATTTTCTCCGCAATGAGCGCTCTCTCGGGGTGAAGAACGGCACGCTTGGCACGCTCATTGCCATCGCCGGGGCGGGGGCGGGCGCTCATCTCAAGGTGCGGCTCGATGGTGGGCGCGAGGTGGTGTTCGCGCTCAAGGACTACGACGCCCTCGACCACGGCTATGCCGCGACGATGCACAAGGCCCAGGGCGTCACCGTCGACCATGCCCATGTGCTGCTGAGCGCGAGCATGGACCGTCATCTCACCTATGTCGCCCTCAGCCGCCATCGCGAGAGCGTGCGGCTGCATTGGAGCGAGGAGGAGATGGGCAACAGCGCCCGCATGGCCGAGCGGCTCGCGCGCGCGCGGCGCAAGGAGAGCACGCTCGACTATGAGCCGGCGGCGGTTTCGACAGGCGCCGGCTTCGCCGTCCGCCGCGGCCTTGTCCCTGAGAGCGCTATCCTCGTTCCCGAAGCGCGGCCGGCGCCGCCAAGGGCCATGCCGCAACCGGCGGCGGCGATGCCGGAGCCAAAGCCAGCACCGAAGCCAAAAGCGTCTGCCGCAAAGCCGGCGTCCGATGCACCGCGGCGGCAGCCACCGCCGGTGCCCTTGTTCCGCAGGGTGGTGCCCTTGTTCCGCAGGGGGGGGCTGACTCTGAAAAGCGCTATCGCCGTCGTGCTGCCGTCTTCGGCCGGAACGCCATCGCCTCAGGCAAAAGCCCAGCCTTCGGCAAAGCCGGTGGCGAAGGCGCAGCCAGTGGCAAGGACGACGCCAAAGCCGCCGGCTGCCATGGTGGTTGCGAAAGCGCCGGCGCAAAAGCCGGGGCGCATGTCGCGGCTTCGCCAGGCAATGACCAAGGCGAAGAGCGCCATTGTCGCGATGTGGCCGTCTTCGGCGCCGTCGCCCTCGTCTCCCAAAGTGTCGGTGGCCAAGCCGCCGCCGTCGCCGAAGCCGGTGGTGAAAGCACAAACGACACAGTCGACGGCGAAGGCAGCTACAATGACGAAGGTGCCGTCAAAAGCGCCGGCGGCGTCATCCGCGACGGTGAAATCATCGCCGGAGACTGCAGTGCGACCGCGGCAAGCACCGGGCGCGGCGTTGTCTTCACCACAGCCGCAGAGGCCGCAGCCGGTGGCGGAGCCAGCGCCAAAGCCGCAGGCGGCACCACACTCGGCGCCGCAGCCGGAACCAAAGCCAGCCCCGCCGGCAGCGGAACCCGCCAGGGCGCCATCGCCGGCGCGGGTGCCGGAAGCCGCGCCCGCCGCGTCGCGCCCGCAGACTCCCCCCGCGGCGGAAATATTCGTGCCGCACAGGGACGATAAAATCATCACCCCGGCGCGGGGAAAAATACCGCAGCCGCGCCCAGAGCCAGAACCAACGCCTGAGCCCGAGCCCGAGCCGCCCAGCATGGGTATGGGATAA
- a CDS encoding type II toxin-antitoxin system Phd/YefM family antitoxin, translating into MREIQASEAKTHLPQLLDDVERGDVIVITRHGRAIARLIPELDRRREEIDQAIAGIKALRKRTSKVTVEELLSARHEGHRY; encoded by the coding sequence ATGCGCGAGATTCAAGCTTCGGAGGCCAAAACCCATCTGCCGCAACTGCTCGATGACGTCGAGCGCGGCGATGTCATCGTCATCACGCGCCATGGCCGGGCGATTGCCCGCCTGATACCGGAACTGGACCGCAGGCGGGAAGAGATTGACCAAGCCATCGCCGGCATCAAGGCGCTCCGCAAGCGCACCAGCAAGGTCACCGTCGAAGAATTGCTCTCCGCCCGGCATGAGGGGCACCGCTACTGA